A window of Cryptosporangium phraense genomic DNA:
CAGCGTGCTGAGCAGCGACGACGACACGATCGTGGTCGCGTACGTGCCCTTGACCCCGCGTCGCAGCAGCGAGTCCGCGAGCAGCACCCCCACCTCGTCGCCGTGCAGCAGCCGCCAGCCGTCTCCGGCCGGGACGACGACCGCACACCGGTCCGCGTCCGGGTCGTTGGCGATCGCGATGTCCGCGTCGATCGACGACGCCAGCGCGATCAGCTCGTCGACCGCCCCCGGCTCCTCCGGGTTCGGGAAGGCCACGGTCGGGAACGCGGGGTCCGGCTCGGCCTGCGACCCGACGACGGCCGGTGGCTCGAACCCGGCCACCGCGAACGCGCGCACCAGCACGTCCCGGCCCACCCCGTGCAGCGGCGTGTAGGCCACCCGCAGCGACCGGGGGCCTCCGGCCGACAGCACCGCGCGGGCCGTCGCGTCGAGGTACTCGTCCACCAGCCGGTCTTCGACCTGCTGGGCGGCCGTCCCGAGCGGCACGGCCGCGAGCGTCTCGACCGCCCGGATCCGGGCCTCGATCTCCCGGTCGGCCGGCGGGACGATCTGCCCGCCGTCGGACAGGTAGACCTTGTATCCGTTGTCGGCCGGTGGGTTGTGGCTGGCCGTGACCATCACGCCGGCGGCCGCCTCGAGCCGCCGGACCGCGTAGGCGAGCACCGGCGTCGGCAACGGCCTCGGCAGCAGGAGCGCGGCCCGCCCGGCGCCGGTCACGACGGCGGCGGTCTCGGCCGCGAACTCGGCGCTCCCGCGGCGGGCGTCGTAACCGATGACCACCGGACCGGCCACCCGGAAATCGTCCAGGTAAGCACAGAGACCGGCGGCCGCGGCCCGCACCACCGCGCGGTTCATGCCGTTCGGACCGGCCCGGACCGGGCCGCGGAGGCCCGCCGTCCCGAACGTGAGCGGTCCGGCGAACCGGTCGGCCAGGTCGTCGACCGTCGCCGGCAGCCCGGCGAGCACGTTCTGCAGCTCGGCGCGGGACACCGGATCGGGATCGTCGGCGATCCAGACTTCGGTGCGGTGCCGCAGCGCGGCCACCTCGTGGCCGGTCCACCCGGACGTATCGGTCATGCCCTCATCGTGCCCACTCTCCGGGACGATCGTGCTTCCGGGGGCCGACATTGCCGAAGAGTCCTGTTCAGAGGTACACGAAAGAACGAGTTCCTGATCTACGCTGTCGCCGACTGACCCCCGTTGGGT
This region includes:
- a CDS encoding phospho-sugar mutase, with product MTDTSGWTGHEVAALRHRTEVWIADDPDPVSRAELQNVLAGLPATVDDLADRFAGPLTFGTAGLRGPVRAGPNGMNRAVVRAAAAGLCAYLDDFRVAGPVVIGYDARRGSAEFAAETAAVVTGAGRAALLLPRPLPTPVLAYAVRRLEAAAGVMVTASHNPPADNGYKVYLSDGGQIVPPADREIEARIRAVETLAAVPLGTAAQQVEDRLVDEYLDATARAVLSAGGPRSLRVAYTPLHGVGRDVLVRAFAVAGFEPPAVVGSQAEPDPAFPTVAFPNPEEPGAVDELIALASSIDADIAIANDPDADRCAVVVPAGDGWRLLHGDEVGVLLADSLLRRGVKGTYATTIVSSSLLSTLAPARGAKAAETLTGFKWIVRAADDLAFGYEEALGYAVAPGVVRDKDGIGAALAVAELAAALKAEGRTLTDRLDELAVEFGLHATSQLSVRVTDLSEIAAAMERVRSAPPETLLGRAVTEVHDRLPSADVLTLRAPGVRVVVRPSGTEPKLKAYLEVVEPVPAGVPTARAAATSHLAQLRTEMATALGLD